AGTGAATCTGGCGATCCGACAGCGGCCAGAAGTCCTGCAAGTCGTTCAGCACCCGTTTGATCGCAGCCAGGAATGGCTGCTTGGCCGCCGAAATCTCAGAGCGAGTCTTTGCTCCCAGGATCGCCATCGGAGCCATCTCGATCTTCGACCGCTTGTGTCGATGGGACAGCAGCCGGTTGTAGGCATCGTCCGGGTCGATGTTCACCAACTCTTCCCGGACTCGTTCATCATGGGTTTTCACCCGCTGCTTGTTGTGACTGACGAGCAACTGCAGGAAGGCCTCGGGATCATCGTCATGCCGGATCGGCTCGACAACACACGGGACGGTAATCAACCCAGCCAGTTGGGCAGCTACATGTCGACGGTGCCCAGAGATGATGAAGCCATCCTCGGAGATCACCAGCGGCTGCAGCACTCCGCGTTCCTTGATGTTTGCCGAGAGGTCTTGAATCTCTGGATCGTCGGGCAGCACCGGTCGATAGACACGGTTGTTCTCTGGCGATGGACGAATCGCCGTGATTTGCCATTCAGCCTGTTTTGCCGGAATCCAGGTATGCCTGGGTTTTGAATTGGCTTCCCTGCCTTTAGTCATGTTGTCCTCCCAGAACGAGTTGATAAGTCTTGGCTTTGCGTCGCCACCGATCGCAACCCTTGCTGATTTCGAGCCGATCTTCTTTGACCAATTCGCGAAGGCACTTACTCGCGTAAGGTTGACTGCATCCCACGATTCCGGCGGCGGTTTCGCCAGCCAAATAAAACCTGCCTTTGTTCCATGCACCGAGGACCTGGCAGAGATGCCACACTCGTTCCGCCGCAGACGCCTCGGGAGCGGGATCGTAGGCCGCGATCAGCCGGGCCAATGCTTGACGGTTATTGAGGCGAACGTGCTCCCACGCGAAACAGAATTGCCGCCAGTTCGACTGGTAGCTCTTGTCTTCGACATAGGCCTTCGACTGAATCCGAGCATGCCAATCGGCGAATACATTCGACAACTGGTTCACCGTGACGGCGTCGCCAAACAGGCCACGCAGGTATCGCACGAACGCGAACAGTGCCCTGCCTCTCGTTCTCCGACCCAGGGGTTGATATCGCACGGCCGCCGCACGAGCCGCCAACCACATCGATAGAGCCACCCCCCCAGAAGCATCGTATTGATAGGATGAAATAGCCCCGCCTGTCCCCAGCAAAGCCTTGGGTAGGAGGTCGTGGGGGTGGATGGTGGGGAGTTGCGAGAGGTCGGGGAGTGGACGGACCCAGCGATACTCGCGGCGTTGGTGTGGCTTCTTGGGCGTTGGTTCTCGCCAGCTTGGGTCCAGAGTGATGTAGTTGCCATCGCCTTTAATGTGATGGACCGGTGAGCGTTCAGAATTGCCCACGCGATACGAGTGAGTATCACGCTGACCTTCGACGCCGAGAAAGTAAAAGTGCCAGCCCCTTGGACTGATGGCGTAAGGCAGACACTTAGCCAAATTGCGATGCCGCTTTTCGAAGTCTCGATAGGCCGCATAGTTGTCCAGGTCGATGGCCATCAAGCCCCGGGATGCGGAGCCGGTAAGCAATCCGATGTTGTGGCGATCATCGGCGAAGTGAGTTCGCAACTCAGTGGCACTAAAGCCACCATTACGAACAATCGACTTGTAGCGAATGGCTGGGGTGTTGGTATCCCGACGCAGCGGGATCACCTCGCAGCCGAGTTCCTTGTAGCGGCAGGCCGCCTCATACATTGCGTTGGACACTTGACGTCATCCATTCCGCCAAGCGACCGGCCACGTCTATAATGACGTTGGACTGACTGACTGAACGCTGGGCAATTTGAACTGGCCCGCACATGCCCGGGGGAAGGAGTGATGACCTTCTCCCGGGTTTCTAATCTCGCCAGCCGCCGGGCCATATCGCGGTCTGGGTTTCCTTGGGGTTTCCATAGCTGTTGCCTTTGGATTGGTGTGTGACTGCGTGAATCGTATGCGGCAACTAACCGTTAGACCGCACTGGTACAGCTTGTACATCTCCTTTGTTCAATGAGTGCAAGTAATGAGTGCCTTTGCAGACCTTTTCTTGCGTTGACGCGTGGCCAGGTCGAAAGATGACCGGAGAATAGTGGAGGTCATCGCCCGATGTTTAGGTTGCCAAGGCAACCCTGACGATGAGCCATCCTTGCCCTTAACCCGATGTGAGGCTCGGCAGGCCAACGTTCAGGCCGACGTACCAGGACCACAACAGAAATGCGCCGGCGATCCAATAGCGATGCGCAGGCGTCGCCATGAGAAAGCACAGCGGCGCGGCGGCCACGCAAAGTTGCGACGCGATCAACACCGGACGATGTCCGAGGCGATCGCACAACACGCCGGCGGGCCGACTCAGCGCGAACTGCCCCAGCCGCATCCCGGTCCGCAACGCGTTCATCTCGAACACGCCGAGTCCCAAGATCCAGCGCGGATACGTCTGCTGCGGCGATGCGGTCAAACCGTTAAACGTGGAGAACCAGCAACCGTAGTAAAGCAATCGCCGAAACCGCGAGTCCGCGAACGGCGCCAGGATTTCCCGCCAACGAAACGAAGTCGCGGCACGGCGCGGAGAATTGCCGGGCCGAGGCAGCGCCAACAATGCGCCGACCGACGCAAACAGGAATAGCACGCCAATCGCCAGCGCGACGGCATAGGCGACAAGCTTCGCCTCCGGATGCGCTTTGCCCCAGGCGTCAATCAGGTAGCCGCTCAGCAGGATAACCGGAATCTCGATCGATAGTTGCCAGAACTGCCGCGCGCCAAAGTACGTGCCGCGTATCCGCCGGGGCACAAGATCGCCCAACCAGGCGTACAGCGCAACGAGTCCCAGATATTCCAGCGTCTGATGAACGCAAAGCACCCCGATCAAGCCCAACAGCGGACGCTGTAGCTGCGCCGCGCCGGCGAGATAAGCCACGGCCGGCATGCCGATCGCCACCAGATAGCTCGCCGTCATCAACGCGACGCAAGCGCGCTTGACGTCGCCGCCGGTGCGGTGGATGACCCACGGCGTCGCCAAGCGCAATAAGCCTAGTAGCGTCGGCAAGGCGAGTAGAAAGCCCACGACAGTATTCTTCGCGCCAAACTCCATCGCCAAAAAATAAAGCGGCGTGCCCGAGGTCAGCGCGTTGCCGGCGGACCACAGCACCGCCTGCACATGCGCCGTCCGCCAAGCGCGACGTCGAGGGCTGAGCGGTCGAGTAATGCGCTGCGAAGGCATGCCGCTAAGCGTAAGTCAACGCGGATGAGCGTGCCAGTCTCAGCCGCAGTATTGCTACTTGCCAAAGTCCTTCCCGCTGCGGACGGCGACGGCGATCAAGGCCGCACCGACAATCATCAACCCCGTTGCCGCCCAATAAGGCAGTGTGTGCCCCCAAGGGCGATCATGCGCCCAGCCGAGCAACGAGAAGCCCGTCACCGGGCCGACGATCCGCGCCAGCGCGCCGGCGCTCTGATTGAGGCCCAGAATGCCCCCTTGCCGGGCGGGATCGCTGCGCCGCGAAATCAGCGCGTTCAACGACGGCGTAACCATCGCGAAGCCGACAATGGCGACCGTCAGCGCGCCGAGCAAACTCGGGATATGCACCTGGTAACTAGCCAGCGCGAGCAAACCAAAGCCCACGATCGACACCGTCGCGCCCATGGTGGTCAGGCGCTCGTCGCTGATCTTGCCCGCGAGACGGCGCACCAGGAACCCTTGCGCGAAGCTAAGCACAAGTCCGATGTAGCAGAATACGAGCAGCAGCTGCGCCGGAAAATGATGCGTCCCGTGCTCCTGCACCTGCTGCGCGGCGTCGGCCTTGTAGAGCAACAGCCGTGACAACGTCGACTCGAAATTCGCAAAGGCGAAGATCGACACGAACGACGCCAGAATCAACAGCGCCACGGACGGCATCGAGATTGCGTCGGAAAGTGCGCGCCAGTCGAGCAACTTGTGCTCCGATCGGGCGCCGCCCGGCGGCAAAGATTCCGGCAAGCGAAACACTGCCATCATGAGCGCGATTACCGACAGCCCGGCGGCCAGATAGCCCGGCCAAGGGCTCAAAGCCTCCTCGCCGGACAGCCATAGACTCAACGCGCCGAGCGCTGGCCCGAACGTAAAGCCCAGTCCGAACGCCGCGCCGATCAGCGCCATGCCCTTCGAGCGGCCTTCGAGCGTGGTTGAATCGGCGATGTACGCCTGGGTGGTGGAGATCGTCGCGCCGGCCAAACCCGCACCGATCCGCGCCACGAACAACCAGGTCAAGCTCCCCCACTGTGCGGCCAGGCCGAACAACGTATAAAACACCACGGAACCGGCCAGGCCGACCATCAACACGGGCCGCCGCCCAATCCGATCCGACAACCGTCCCCACAGCGGCGCGAACAGAAACTGCATCGCGGAAAAACTGGACATCAACAGCCCAACCGTCAACTCCTGCCGGCCGGCGGTCATTTCGCGCATCTCAGGCAACAATTTCGCGTAGATCGGCAGCAGCGGCAACACCATCCCGAAACCCAACAGGTCAATAAAGACCGTCAGGAAGATGACCAACAGAGAACCACGTCGCGGAGCGTCAGGCATCAGGCATCCTTTGGAAGAATCGACGCCCCAGTGTGCCGCACATCGCCTGTGCGGAATAGTGGCGCGCGGCTCGAACGTGTCGCCAACCAACACTAGCTCGTAGCGCCAGCGAGGGAGAGTTGACCCTGCGAACATTGTCAGGATCAAACCCTCAACGACACCGCGAATGAGCCATCAAAACGTCGCTGAGAGTTCATTCGGAAGTATTTTTCCGGTGTCAACTCTCACGCGCTGGCGCGACGGGCTAGTGTCAGCGGGCGCTGGCCGGGCTGTGTCGGTCCCGGTATGATAACTTGATGAAAGACGCCGCCTTTTTCGAACGCCGAAAGCTGGAATCGCTGGAGCCTTGGGCATTGCGCCAGCATCAATTGGCGCGCTTGAATGCGCTGCTGGCGACCATTCTGCCGACGAATCGCCTCTACGCGGAAAAGCTTGACGGGATTTCGCTGCCGCTGGAATCCTTCGAGCAATTCGATCGACTCCCGCATACCTTCAAGGAAGAGCTGATCGATCGTCGGCATCATGGCGATTTCGCCGCGAACTTGACCTATCCGGTAGAGCGCTACGTCCGCTATCACCAGACCTCGGGCACCAGCGGCCGGCCGATTATGGTGCTCGATACCGCCGAGGACTGGAACTGGTGGGTCAACACCTGGCAGTTCACGCTCGACGCGGCTGAGATCACGCCGGGCGATCGCGCACTGCTGGCCTTTTCCTTTGGCCCCTTCATCGGCTTTTGGAGCGCCTTCGACGCCCTCACGCGGCGCGGCGCCTTGGCTGCGCCCGGCGGTGGCATGACGTCGTTGCAACGGCTGGAACTCATTCGCACGCTGCGCGCGAACATCCTGCTCTGCACGCCGAGTTACGCGCTGCACCTCGCGGAAGTCGCGGAGAATCATCAACTTGATCCGCGCACCATGGGCGTAGAGAAACTGATTCTTTCCGGCGAGCCCGGCGCTTCGGCGTCAATAATTCGCGAAAAAATCGCGACCTGTTGGAACGCCCAAGTGATCGATCACAGCGGCGCGACAGAAGTCGGTCCCTGGGGCTACAGCGACAGTGAACGTCGCGGCCTGCACGTCGTGGAAAGCGAGTTCATCGCGGAGTTCCTGTCGATCGAACACGGCGGTCCGGCCGCGGCTGGCGAACTCTCGGAATTGGTGCTGACTAGCCTGGGGCGCTACGGCGGCCCGTTGATTCGTTACCGCACCGGCGATCTGGTCCGCCCGCAATGGCCCGCCGGGTATGCAAATCGCTTCGTGTTGCTCGAAGGAGGCGTGCTGGGGCGCACGGACGACATGATGATCATCCGCGGCGTCAACGTCTTCCCAAGCGCCGTGGAACAAATTCTCCGCAGCTTCCCCGAAGTGTTGGAATACCGGCTCCGCGCCTTCAAGGCCGCGCAGTTGGATCAGCTCGAGGTCGAAATCGAAGATCGCCTCGAACAGCCGGCCCGCGTGGCCGAGGAACTGCGGCTCCGGCTAGGACTGAACATCGAAGTGCGCTGCGTGACCATCGGTTCGCTCCCACGCTTCGAAGGCAAAGGCCGCCGCTTCGCCGACGACCGGTAAATGCACGCCAAACTCGTGTCGTTCTCGTTCTTAGCGCCAACATTTCCTGCATGACCGCCACCCCCACTCGGCCGCTGATCGCCGTGGACGTCGGCAATAGCCGCATCAAGCTCGGTTGGTTCGAGCATGCGCTGGCGAGTGATTTTCCATTGCCGGATCGCACCTTACGCTTGACCTTGGATGCGCTCGACTGGACCGAACTCGACGACTGGCTCGGCGGCGTGGCGCCGGCTGAGCTGGATTGGCGATTGGGCAGCGTGAATCGCGCCGCGCAGTCGCGGCTAATCGATTTGCTGCGCGAGCGCGGCGCGATTGCCAACACGATGTTGCTGGCAGCCGGCGACTTGCCATTGCGCGTCGACTTGCCACTGCCGGACATGGTCGGCGTCGATCGCTTGCTCGACGCCGTGGCCGCGAATCGTTTGCGCCCGGCGGACCGCGCCGCCGTGGTGGTCGACCTCGGCACTGCCATCACCGTCGATCTCGTTTCCGCCGATGGCGCCTTTCAAGGAGGCGCGATTCTGCCGGGACTGATGACGTCGGCGAAAGCGTTGAATCAATTCACCGACATGCTACCGTTGCTGGCGGAGTTGGACGGCGCGCCGAACGCGCTCGGGAAATCAACCCTCGAAGCGATGCGCTCCGGTTTGTTCTGGGGCGCGGTCGGCGGCATTCGGGAATTGGTCGCGCGATATACGGAACAACTGGCGGCGCAGCCCGTGGTGATTGTTGCCGGCGGCAGCTCGCATGTCGTGGCCGATCTCTTGGGCAACGACGCCCGGCACGAGCCGCACCTCACGCTGGCCGGCATCGCCTTAGCCGCCCGAGGCGCTGATGAACGCAGCGTGTAACAGCGACATTGCTCCGCTAGCGGTGCTACTGACTCCGCCCGGCCGCGGCGCAGTAGCAACGATTTCGATAACTGGGCACGGTGCCATTACATGTGTGGCGCAGTCATTTCTTCCCGCCGGCACAAGAGCACTTCAGGAAGCGCCCGTGGCGCAAATCATGTACGGCCGCTGGGGCAGCAAATCGGGAGAAGAAGTCGTCGTCTGTCGTGTCGACGAGGAAACGATCGAGGTGCATTGCCACGGCGGCGAGGCGGCGGCAGCGCGGATTCTCGCCGACCTTGCCCAACATGGCGCGTCCGTGCAAACCTGGCGCGATAGGGCTGGCGACTCGATTCGCGCGGCGGCGTTTCGCGCGCTGACAGAAGCGACCACGAAACCGGCCGCGGCGATTTTGTGGGATCAGTACGCCGGCGCGTTGGTACGCGCACTCGCGGACCTGAAGGTACGAATCCGCGATGACCATCTGGCGACGGCCGTGGAGGCGATCGATCGACTGTTATCGTTCGCCGAACTGGGTCTGCATTTGACCACAACTTGGCGCGTCGCGCTCGTAGGGTCGCCGAACGTCGGCAAGAGTAGTTTGTTGAATGCAGTGCTCGGCTTCGGCCGCGCCATCGTTCACGATCAGCCCGGCACGACGCGCGATCTCGTCACCGGAATCACCGCCTTTGCCGGCTGGCCGTGCTTGTTGGTCGACACAGCTGGCCTACGAGCGACGGCAGAACCGATCGAACGCGCCGGCGTCGCGCTCGCTGCGCAAGAGTTACAGCAGGCTGATCTGTTGCTCTGGGTTCGCGACGCCACGAGCGGTTCTGATGACGAACTGCAGTTGCCAAGTCAAATTGCGCGCGAGCCTTTGGTCGTTTGGAATAAGTGCGATCTCCTCGATTCGGCAACGCCGACAATCGGCGGCGGACTGCTGGCCAGCGCCCTTACCGGGCAGGGAATCGAATCGCTGGTCGCGGCGATCGCCCAACGCCTCGTGCCGGAGACGCCGCCGCGCGGCGCGGCCGTGCCGTTCACGCCGGCACAAGTCGCTCGTCTGAAAAACATCCAAACCGATCTGCGTTTTGGCCGTGCCCGCG
The sequence above is a segment of the Planctomycetia bacterium genome. Coding sequences within it:
- a CDS encoding ParB N-terminal domain-containing protein, coding for MTKGREANSKPRHTWIPAKQAEWQITAIRPSPENNRVYRPVLPDDPEIQDLSANIKERGVLQPLVISEDGFIISGHRRHVAAQLAGLITVPCVVEPIRHDDDPEAFLQLLVSHNKQRVKTHDERVREELVNIDPDDAYNRLLSHRHKRSKIEMAPMAILGAKTRSEISAAKQPFLAAIKRVLNDLQDFWPLSDRQIHYGLLNDPPLRHARKPGSRYVNDKKSYNDLVDLLTRARLANEIPWNAIDDETRPVEVWSVHQDPSGFIRAETSEFLFGYWRVNGA
- a CDS encoding bifunctional DNA primase/polymerase — protein: MSNAMYEAACRYKELGCEVIPLRRDTNTPAIRYKSIVRNGGFSATELRTHFADDRHNIGLLTGSASRGLMAIDLDNYAAYRDFEKRHRNLAKCLPYAISPRGWHFYFLGVEGQRDTHSYRVGNSERSPVHHIKGDGNYITLDPSWREPTPKKPHQRREYRWVRPLPDLSQLPTIHPHDLLPKALLGTGGAISSYQYDASGGVALSMWLAARAAAVRYQPLGRRTRGRALFAFVRYLRGLFGDAVTVNQLSNVFADWHARIQSKAYVEDKSYQSNWRQFCFAWEHVRLNNRQALARLIAAYDPAPEASAAERVWHLCQVLGAWNKGRFYLAGETAAGIVGCSQPYASKCLRELVKEDRLEISKGCDRWRRKAKTYQLVLGGQHD
- a CDS encoding MFS transporter codes for the protein MPDAPRRGSLLVIFLTVFIDLLGFGMVLPLLPIYAKLLPEMREMTAGRQELTVGLLMSSFSAMQFLFAPLWGRLSDRIGRRPVLMVGLAGSVVFYTLFGLAAQWGSLTWLFVARIGAGLAGATISTTQAYIADSTTLEGRSKGMALIGAAFGLGFTFGPALGALSLWLSGEEALSPWPGYLAAGLSVIALMMAVFRLPESLPPGGARSEHKLLDWRALSDAISMPSVALLILASFVSIFAFANFESTLSRLLLYKADAAQQVQEHGTHHFPAQLLLVFCYIGLVLSFAQGFLVRRLAGKISDERLTTMGATVSIVGFGLLALASYQVHIPSLLGALTVAIVGFAMVTPSLNALISRRSDPARQGGILGLNQSAGALARIVGPVTGFSLLGWAHDRPWGHTLPYWAATGLMIVGAALIAVAVRSGKDFGK
- a CDS encoding phenylacetate--CoA ligase family protein → MKDAAFFERRKLESLEPWALRQHQLARLNALLATILPTNRLYAEKLDGISLPLESFEQFDRLPHTFKEELIDRRHHGDFAANLTYPVERYVRYHQTSGTSGRPIMVLDTAEDWNWWVNTWQFTLDAAEITPGDRALLAFSFGPFIGFWSAFDALTRRGALAAPGGGMTSLQRLELIRTLRANILLCTPSYALHLAEVAENHQLDPRTMGVEKLILSGEPGASASIIREKIATCWNAQVIDHSGATEVGPWGYSDSERRGLHVVESEFIAEFLSIEHGGPAAAGELSELVLTSLGRYGGPLIRYRTGDLVRPQWPAGYANRFVLLEGGVLGRTDDMMIIRGVNVFPSAVEQILRSFPEVLEYRLRAFKAAQLDQLEVEIEDRLEQPARVAEELRLRLGLNIEVRCVTIGSLPRFEGKGRRFADDR
- a CDS encoding type III pantothenate kinase; the encoded protein is MTATPTRPLIAVDVGNSRIKLGWFEHALASDFPLPDRTLRLTLDALDWTELDDWLGGVAPAELDWRLGSVNRAAQSRLIDLLRERGAIANTMLLAAGDLPLRVDLPLPDMVGVDRLLDAVAANRLRPADRAAVVVDLGTAITVDLVSADGAFQGGAILPGLMTSAKALNQFTDMLPLLAELDGAPNALGKSTLEAMRSGLFWGAVGGIRELVARYTEQLAAQPVVIVAGGSSHVVADLLGNDARHEPHLTLAGIALAARGADERSV
- a CDS encoding GTPase — its product is MAQIMYGRWGSKSGEEVVVCRVDEETIEVHCHGGEAAAARILADLAQHGASVQTWRDRAGDSIRAAAFRALTEATTKPAAAILWDQYAGALVRALADLKVRIRDDHLATAVEAIDRLLSFAELGLHLTTTWRVALVGSPNVGKSSLLNAVLGFGRAIVHDQPGTTRDLVTGITAFAGWPCLLVDTAGLRATAEPIERAGVALAAQELQQADLLLWVRDATSGSDDELQLPSQIAREPLVVWNKCDLLDSATPTIGGGLLASALTGQGIESLVAAIAQRLVPETPPRGAAVPFTPAQVARLKNIQTDLRFGRAREALDALESWLGEQTSEILPGEIRE